From the Primulina tabacum isolate GXHZ01 chromosome 3, ASM2559414v2, whole genome shotgun sequence genome, one window contains:
- the LOC142539703 gene encoding ferredoxin--NADP reductase, leaf-type isozyme, chloroplastic-like has protein sequence MAAAVSSAVSLPSSKSVSFPPATSIIISSERIHFRKVPFYHRNVPTGAKIVPIRAQVTTEAPAKAEKISKKQEEGVIVNKFKPKEPYIGRCLFNTKITGDDAPGETWHMVFSTEGEVPYSEGQSIGVIPEGVDKNGKPHKLRLYSIASSALGDFGDSKTVSLCVKRLVYTNEQGEVVKGVCSNFLCDLKPGSEVKITGPVGKEMLMPKDPNANLIMLGTGTGIAPFRAFLWKMFFEKHEDYKFNGLAWLFLGVPTSSSLLYKEEFEKMQEKFSDNFRLDFAVSREQANAQGEKMYIQTRMAEYAEELWELLKKDNTYVYMCGLKGMEKGIDDIMVSLAAKDGIDWIDYKKQLKKGEQWNVEVY, from the exons ATGGCTGCTGCGGTGAGCTCTGCAGTGTCCTTGCCATCCTCGAAGTCCGTTTCTTTTCCTCCCGCGACCTCCATCATTATTTCTTCAGAAAGAATTCATTTCAGAAAG GTTCCTTTTTACCACAGGAATGTTCCTACTGGTGCAAAAATAGTGCCCATCAGAGCTCAGGTCACCACAGAGGCTCCTGCGAAAGCAGAGAAAATCTCCAAGAAGCAGGAAGAAGGAGTGATTGTAAACAAGTTTAAACCTAAAGAACCATATATTGGCCGGTGCCTTTTCAACACCAAGATCACGGGAGATGACGCCCCCGGAGAAACGTGGCACATGGTTTTCAGTACTGAGG GGGAGGTCCCCTATAGTGAGGGCCAATCCATTGGCGTGATTCCGGAAGGCGTGGACAAGAATGGGAAGCCTCACAAGTTAAGATTGTATTCAATAGCAAGTAGCGCCCTTGGTGACTTTGGAGATTCCAAGACT GTCTCTTTGTGTGTTAAAAGACTTGTTTATACCAATGAACAGGGGGAAGTAGTTAAAGGAGTTTGCTCAAACTTCTTGT GTGACTTGAAACCTGGATCTGAAGTGAAGATAACAGGACCTGTTGGTAAAGAGATGCTCATGCCTAAAGATCCTAATGCTAACTTAATCATG CTTGGAACTGGAACTGGGATTGCTCCTTTTCGTGCATTCTTGTGGAAAATGTTCTTTGAGAAGCACGAAGATTACAAG TTCAATGGTTTGGCGTGGTTGTTTTTGGGTGTCCCCACGAGCAGCTCATTGCTCTACAAAGAg GAATTCGAGAAAATGCAGGAGAAATTCTCAGATAACTTCCGGTTGGATTTTGCTGTTAGCAGAGAACAAGCGAATGCGCAGGGGGAGAAAATGTACATCCAAACTCGCATGGCTGAATACGCAGAAGAACTATGGGAACTACTTAAGAAAGACAACACCTATGTCTACATGTGTGGACTCAAGGGCATGGAAAAGGGAATTGATGATATCATGGTTTCTTTAGCTGCTAAAGACG GTATCGACTGGATCGATTATAAAAAGCAGTTGAAGAAAGGAGAGCAGTGGAATGTGGAAGTTTACTGA